GTTGAGCGGCACGAGTGGATCGACGCGTTCAATATCGAGTATTACGTGGGTATCGATGGCATCTCGATGCCGTTGATCCTGCTGACGTCGTTTTCCACCGTAATCGTTGTTATATCGGCCTGGGAAGTAATCCAGTACCGCGTGTCGCAGTACATGGCCTCTTTTCTGATCATGGAAGGTTTCATGATCGGCACCTTTTCGGCGCTCGATTCGATCCTGTTTTATATTTTCTTCGAAGCGATGCTGATCCCGATGTTCCTCGTCATTGGCATCTGGGGTGGTGCAAACCGAATCTACGCAACCCTGAAATTCTTCCTGTATACCTTTATCGGCTCGGTATTGATGCTGGTGGCGCTGATTTACATGTACACCAAAACCGGCAGTTTCGCGATTTTTGATTTTCATTATCTCAGGCTAACGCTCAACGAGCAGGTACTGATTTTCCTGGCGATGCTGGTCGCCTTCGCGGTCAAGGTGCCGATGTGGCCGGTGCACACCTGGTTGCCGGATGCGCACGTGGAGGCGCCGACCGGCGGCTCGGTGATTCTGGCCGCTATCATGTTGAAGATCGGTGGCTACGGCTTCCTGCGTTTCAGCCTGCCGATCACGCCTGACGCGAGTGCCGAACTCGACTGGTTGATCATCACCATGTCGCTGACCGCGGTGGTTTACATCGGCTTCGTCGCGCTGGTGCAGCGTGACATGAAGAAACTGATCGCCTACTCGTCGATCGCCCACATGGGATTTGTAACGCTCGGATTTTTTATCGTGTTTCGAATCCTGGATTCCGGATTTGGTGACCAGGGTGCTGCGCTCGCGCTCGAGGGTGGGATGGTGCAAATGGTGTCGCATGGATTCATATCCAGTGCATTATTCCTCTGTGTCGGCGTCCTCTATGACCGCATGCACAGTCGTCAAATCGCCGATTACGGCGGGGTCGCCAACACCATGCCAGTATTTGCCGCGTTCATGGTGTTTTTTGCGATGGCCAATGCCGGTCTGCCCGGTACCTCGGGTTTCGTCGGCGAATTCATGGTGATCCTGGCGAGCTTCAAGGCGAGTTTCTGGATCGCGTTTCTCGCGGCGCTGACCCTGATCCTGGGCGCCGCCTATACCCTGTGGATGATAAAGCGTGTGATTTACGGTGACATTGCCAACGAGAACGTGCGCGTTCTCGAGGATATAAACAAACGCGAATTCTTCTTTCTGGCACTGCTGGCACTGGCGGTGCTGGGTCTCGGCTTGTGGCCGGATCCGCTGGTCGAAGTCATGCACCCGACCATCGAAAACCTGCTTAATCACATTGCGAATCCGAAGATATGACCACCGAGTTCATACAGCCTGATTTAATGCCCGCGTTACCCGAAATGGTCATGCTCGCGATGACCTGCCTGGTGCTGGTGGTTGATTTGTTCCTGCCACAGGAAAAGCGGGGATTCACGCTGTTGTTGTCGGTATCGACGCTGGTGCTGGCAATCGCCGCGGTGATTGCGGTTGCGCCGACGACGTCGATCAGCAGTTTCGGTGGTTCCTTCGTGCTCGATCAGCTGGCCGTGGTGCTGAAAATTGCAACCTGTGCAATCACCATCCTGGTGTTTGTCTATTCGCGCGACTACCTCGTCGATCACGATATCTACCGCGGCGAATACTACGTGCTGGGCCTGTTTGCGACGCT
This Gammaproteobacteria bacterium DNA region includes the following protein-coding sequences:
- a CDS encoding NADH-quinone oxidoreductase subunit M; the encoded protein is MYADWPLLSLVIWTPIFGGILVLFAGDSNPGGARKIALVVSIITFLLTVPLYTQFNTTTYLMQFVERHEWIDAFNIEYYVGIDGISMPLILLTSFSTVIVVISAWEVIQYRVSQYMASFLIMEGFMIGTFSALDSILFYIFFEAMLIPMFLVIGIWGGANRIYATLKFFLYTFIGSVLMLVALIYMYTKTGSFAIFDFHYLRLTLNEQVLIFLAMLVAFAVKVPMWPVHTWLPDAHVEAPTGGSVILAAIMLKIGGYGFLRFSLPITPDASAELDWLIITMSLTAVVYIGFVALVQRDMKKLIAYSSIAHMGFVTLGFFIVFRILDSGFGDQGAALALEGGMVQMVSHGFISSALFLCVGVLYDRMHSRQIADYGGVANTMPVFAAFMVFFAMANAGLPGTSGFVGEFMVILASFKASFWIAFLAALTLILGAAYTLWMIKRVIYGDIANENVRVLEDINKREFFFLALLALAVLGLGLWPDPLVEVMHPTIENLLNHIANPKI